The region GGGGGAAACTGAGGTGATGAAGGAGAACATGCTGTCGGAGATCTTGAGGTGGAAGCACGAGGGGACAAAATCAGAGACTCAGTCGGCCACGGAGATGGTTAGGGCTGAGATCTACTCCTTACTCAGTCGTATCTCCAAGAGCGTCACGGAGCTGAAAGCCGAGCCGAAGCTGAGGATTAGCGACTACAGCAGTGACGAGGTCCAGATCCACATGGATAACATGTGCAGCGAAGTGACAAAATTGCTGCAGATGATGGAGAAGGTGCAGAATACTGAGATTCCGGGGAAAGAGCCAGTCTTGGAGAAGATCGGTGTGGAAGGGATTCAGATTAGGACTGAGGACAAAAGTGGATCAGCAACCAAGACGCAGGGGCCGACCTACTACGAATATGGATTGAATGCAATCTTTAACGGGTTGGATCATCTTTGCTCCCAGTTGGATCTTAGTTACAAATCTCAGTCATTCTCTAAGCTCTTCAAGGAGTCGTTGGTCAACATGACCAAAATCAGGTTAAGAACCAGAATCAAATCGGATGAGGTGGATGAGACGCGACAAATAATTTCCATGGAGACTCTGGGGGCAGCCAAGGGGAAGTGCGAAGTGTCGCCGAAGATTTCCTCCTTCACAGAGATAAAATTGGAGATAGAGGAAACCAAGGAGATGGGAGCTAAAGCTAAAGAGAAGCTCAGGAAGGCCGTGATGCACAATAGACAGGCTGAGGAGTTCTTTGATGAGTACCGTCGTGGCTGGGTATCAAATTGGTCCAGATTATACGGTACCTTCACAGAGACGAGTGAGTAAACATTCATTCACGCCATATATCTGCTCATTGTTCATTCGTTTCTTCTTTCCAACTGCATGTATCAACATACTGCATACATAGTCTCTAATGTCTTCCCCTCTGATGGCTGCAGCTTCATTGAGTCCTATGCACTTTACACACAGTACACCAGGAAACACCCCATCTGCTGCTTTCGTTGCTAGCACTCTGCAGATTTACTCCATCGAAGTTAAAGATATAGAAGATGTTCCAGGCTTGAAGTTGCCACTGGAAGTGTATGGCGTGATTGCTGCAAGAGACGCCGTGGATCACAATCGCAACATACTCTTTTCCCGTCGAAGGAATAACTGCCAAATACTCAATCCAGAggtccgtttagtatttttttctttctattttatcTTTCCTGGTCAGTTAATTAGTTATGACTGATGCATATAGAAGTACACATCTTGTTAAGAACACATATCAAGCGATTGCCTACTAAATTGCTAGCTTAGCAGAACTGATTAATGAATGGTGAATGCAGGATCCTTTTTTGCACTTGACTGGCCCGTCTCGTGCAATTGTATGCGAGGAACCTGTTCATGTGGAAATCAAGCTCAAAGTGAAGGGTGGAACAGAGTCTGAAGATATTGCGTTGATGACTCGTGTCTGGTATTACAGCGGTAATGTGTCATGTACTCTATATACCCCTCTTGTCGGAGGCTTATGCACAATGGTGTTAAGCTCAGAGGAACTTCATGAATCAGTCCAGGCTACTATCGTGGGTATCCGTCTCCTTGTTCCTGAAGAGACACCAAGTCTTTTCAAAAACGGTGGCAGAGTTGTTTGCTTCTCTCTGCCTCGGAAAGGCAGGCCTCGGAAAGGCAGGTTGCCTAACAGTACTCACCCTTTATTTCGGCAAGTTGTGCTTCAAGATGGAGCAATGACTAGTTGTTCAAAGGGTTACCTTAATCTGTCAAGGCATGTTGTCTCTGTAAAATTATGTGGAACGCTTGAAGTTGTCATATATGCTAACTCGCAGTCTGGGGCTATCAAAGGTGAAGTATCCATCAAGGCCCAGAATTGCAATATAACTCAGGATGTGTGTCACCTTGGCGACTCTGAGCTGGAAATCACAGTTGCTTGGTCCCGTCTGGTTCAAGACAAGCTGTGGATCTCAATGGAGGGAAGTGAGGAAGTTTGATTGTGCtcaggcgttatgaaagctgtcagACTTAGTATTTCCAGTGTTCTGTATTGTATAAGTGTATTTTGTATTTCCAGTGTTGTGTTATGTAATGTGGTACTGACCAGTATGTCACAAAATATCTGACTGGTTGTGTATAGGTCTTGTTCTCGTCAGCTTTTTGTTATCTACTCTGGCAGAGCATTGTTCTTACTTAAATGATTCATTCAACAAATCTGCTGAAGTGAAAAAGCCTGAGCGAGTAACGGAGTTCCGCCCTATACCTTTGTAATGTACTCTACAAACTTATCTCCCAAGATTCTTGCAAACCGGTTGAGGAAGATATGCCAGAAATCATCTCGCCAACACAGTCCGCATTTGTTCTGGGGAGGATGATTACAGACAATGTGTTATTGGCATATGCGATTAATCACCTGATGCATAGGAGAAAGGGGGGGTCGTGTGGGGCTGGTTGCAGTCAAGCTAGACATGAAAAAGGCTTGTGACCGGCTGGAATGGAGCTTTTTGGAAAGAGTCCGTTAAGTACCGAGTTAAAATTAATCGGGGCTTTATAGGAGACAATTGTGCctgaaaggggtctccgacaggaggACCCTCTGTCCCGTACCTATTCATTATGTGTGCTGAAGCGTTTTCTGCAGTGTtgcaggaagcagaggagggaaccatTCAAGGTGTGCAgatttgcaggggtgcaccaaagaTTAATCAATTGTTCTTTGCATATGATTCTCTTAGTTATGAAGGCAAATGTGCAAGGAGCAGCAAAGTTACAACAGATTTTAGCTTTGTATATGAGGAGCAAACTGGCCAAAAAATCAACAAGGAGAAATCCACTGCCATGTTTAGTAAGGGGACAAGTGCGGCAACAAAAGCGGGTGTTCTTGTTAGTTTGGGTATTGCAACAGAATCACATAACCAGAGCTACCTGGGCCTCCCGGTACATATCGGTGCACCCAGAAGCAAAGAGTTTGAATATCTGAAGCAGAGAATATGGCAGAGGATTCAAGGATGGAAGGAAAAGTTACTACCGAAAGCAGGGAAAGAGGTGCTCATAAAGGCGGTTGCATACGCGATCCTGACCTATGCCATGTCGTGCTTTGATCTCACTAAGCAAGTTTGCAAAGAAATCAGTGCACTAATTGCGCGGTATTGGTGGAGTCAGCAAGATAAAATGAACAAATGCCATTGGGTCAGTTGGGAGAAGATGACTAGACCAAAGAAGGATGGTGGACTTGGCTTCCGTGACATGCATATTTTCAACATGGCAATGCTAGCTAGGCAGGGATGGCGACTTCTGGAAGCACCAGACACGCTATGTGCTCAAGTCCTGAAGGTGCGGTACTACCCAAACTGCTCGGTTTTGGAGGCCACTGAAAGCGACGGTATTTCGTATATGTGGAGCAGCATCCTAAAGGGAATCGCCTAGCTAAAAGAAGGAATTATATGGCGAGTTGGGACAGGTGAGGGAATTTAAGTGTGGGATGATGAGACTCGAAGGCCAGCTTCTTTCAGAGGTAACGTGGTGATCACCAAGGTCTGCGATCTAATCAACTCTGTGACTGAGCAGTGGGATGAGCCGTTATTACATGACATTTTCTGTGCCGAGGACGTGAAGGACATTCTGAAAATACCATTGAGTGGAGGAATGGCGGATCACTTTGCTTGGCATCCTGATGCTAAGGGTCATTTCTCAGTCCGCTCTACGTACCATTTGGGAGCACACTTGTGAGATGCGAAGAGGAGGAGCCAGGTGGGCTCCTCGTCGGCAGGTGGCCGAGGTAGCATGCAGTGGGATAGAATCTGGAAATCAGCATTTCCAGGGAAGGTATGTATCTTCTTGTGGCGACTAGCACATAACAGTCTGCCACTTTGCATGAATGCTCAGAGGAAAAGGAGCTTGATACTAGATGTCCTGTGTGTATGCGCCTGGATGAAGATGGAGGGCATTTGTTTCTAAAGTGGAAATTTGTCCGAAGGATATGGAGTGACATGGACATGGAAGATCCCAGGCTAGCTCTGTTACAGTGTAAGAACGCAGCTGTGGTTTTTGAACATCTATGGACCCTTGTGGCGCATAAGAGAGATGCTGCTTTTGTCCTGCTGTGGGAGGGGTGGTCGGCCAGAAATAAGGTGAATGCTGGGGGCAAGCTGAGATCGGCTGATGATATAGTTTATTCGACCAGGCAGCACATTCAGGAACTCAAAGCTGGTATGAAGGTTGCGAACGCCTCTGTTGCTAGCCAGCAAATACTCCAGTGGCAAAGACCCCGGATAACACACACAAAGTTAACTTTGATGCTTCTTTTTATGCGGAGACTGGCAGGGGCGCTTGGGGCTGTGTTGTCAGGAACTCTCAGGGCTTGTTTGGTTTCACGGGATCCCACGGGGATCCCCGTCAAAAACCGTGGCGTCCAGCCCGCGGGGCAACTCGGCCCGTGTAAAACTGTCGATGCATTTGGTTGCCCATTGACCAGGGATTCTGCATCCCAATCCCCGGCGCTTCCACGGGAGCGCTTTCCACCTCTCGAGAGGTCGGGGAGGAAAGCCTCTGCTcgccctctctcctcctccctcctctccttcgaCCAAGGCAgcctctcctcccccctcttctcCTGTGTGACTgtccaaacaacaacatggcattttCCGTGGTTTTTACAGGGATCTCATGCGAGCAAGGAAATCCCCTCCTGGGGGTTTATTGCCCAGGATTTTCCATCACCAACAACCAAATGAGCCCTCAAGGGGAAATTTTTAGCTGCACGTTCAGGATATTTGGAGCACATGGCTGGGCCGCTGCATGCTGAGACGTCGGCCTGTGCGAGGGCCGTTGAAGCTGCTGCAGAACTGGGCATTCATAGGGTGATGTTTGAGTCAGACTCCTCTGTCCTGGTTAATGCTCTCAACTCTGATGAGTATGATCGTTCAACGATTGGCGTGCTCCTGAGGGGGTCTCACAGTCTTTGCTTTGGGAACTTTGAGTCTTTCGTGTTTAGCTTTTGTAAGCGTGAGTGTAATAAAGTGGCCCATGAACTAGCCGTGTTTGGCTACCGGGCAGGTGGTGTAGTTTCTTCCTGGCTTGAGCAAGCCCCGGACTGTTTAGGATCGCTAATTGCGTGCTTTCTCACACGCGCCTTCTCCTGCAACCAACGCCCTCCACTATCGGGGTTCTCTCCCTCGAgccgttccttcctcctccatctGAGCATGTTTCCTAGTACAGATGCTTTTGTCCAGTTTCTGCAAAAATGGCACACCTGATGCTTGAGATTGAGTATCGGGATCCCTATTGCAGATCGTCATCGTGATTCCGGTGGTCCAGGTCTGGCATCAGTTCGGAAGCAGGAGGAGATACTGCAGCCTGGCTTGAGTTCCGAAGGAGGAAATGCTTCTGGTGGGTTTAATCGGCAGTTCAAAAATTCCCCGGTTTTGTCAATGGAGGTGAAGATGTAAATTGAAGACTGTACCTGTGGTTTCGTTTTTTGGGTGATTTTGACGAGAATCGGGCTCCGTTTGATGCTAGTTAATGTTGAATGGATATTTCTCCATTAGGCAGCAAGACCGTGTGATTATTGGGATAGTTATATGAATTTTGTTATAATAATTCGATGGAAGCATTATGTGTAGATTTGTGACGCACCGGTCATGCTTGGTAGAAGCTCTGATTGTCCATGTTCTGTAGGTTCAGCTATGTCATGTGCTTCTAGCATCCGTGTTCGTGGCCTGTATGTAGAAGCACTCTGTGTAGATTTGTGATGCACTGAAAATGCATGGTAGAAGCTCTGAATGTCCATGTTCTGTTGTTTCAGCTATGTCATGTTCTTGTAGCATCCGTGTTCATGTTTTGTATGTAGAAGCATTATAGTTTGCCAAGTTCAAGGAGACGATGGAGGAAACAACATCTTTGACTATAAATCCGGTAGAAGGTAATCTGTTTCAGTTTGAGCTACGGCGTAATGATTCTAGTTCCAAGAAAATTCATATGGTTATTGTCGACCCAGTTGCTAGCTCATATGACTGCTCATGCAACCGATTCCACATGAATGGTGTCTTGTATCATCACATGCAGAAGTTCATGGTGCATACTAATGTGCAAGAAATACGTTCCTAACGTTCGGAATTTAAACATGCTAATCCAAACTCTTTTCATGGCAACTTTAATTAAGGCGATGTTGACAAACTTGGCAATTTTCTGACAAAAAATCAAACTGGAACGAAACTGCCATGTGTTAACAACTAAAGTTGCCACCTTGCAGCAACTAAAGTTACCATCAAAAAACGTTCGGGATGACATGCTTAAATTCCGAACGTTCGGGATTTCTTTATACCAAAGATTTATCGACGCGTTTGGTTCGACAGTTTTCCACCGTCTCCCGATTACACCGCTTAGCGAAGACGTTACCAGCGTTTGGTACAGCTGGGCTGGTTTCAATTGCCGTGTAATCCGATACGCCGTTCCCTTTCGTAAAGCCCAAAACGGGGTATACCTTGTGGGAACTGAAAACGCCCGATCTCCTTTTCCGCTCACCCCTGACCTCGCCTAGTCGCCTTTCGCCTCCAGCAGGATTCTCTCTCTTCGATGGCTCCCTTCTCTGCTGCTAGCAGCGACGCCGGCCGAACCCCGCcctgccccctcccctcccctccccgcaaCGAGCAGCGACGCCGGCCGAACATCCCCCATCCCTACCACAAGCAGCAGCGCCGGCCGGGCCTCCTTCTCGCGAGCAACAACTCTAGCCAGATCTCCCCCTTCTCCGTCGCTAGCAGCCGCGCTGGCAGCGGAGCTCTCCCCATCCCCGTCGCGAGCAGCCACGCTTGTCGGACTTCCCCCTTCTTCGTCGCAAGTAGGCATGCCGGCCGGGCCTCTCCTTTGTCCTCACTTCTTTTCTGACGTTCTGGTTTGGGAAACCAATCCTTTGTCGAACCAAACACATCACGGATTACCGCCCATCGCCTCGATCTCATGTGCCGCCAATCGCCTTATCTTGTCGACGCCCCGTGCCGCCGATCGCTTGAATCCACTCATGTGTGACTTTGAGTCAAACATGTTCACCAATAACAACTAGAATACTCTTTAGCAGCACATTTGGGTAAATATTCACATAGGTCGAGCAACATCCCTGAACCAAGACGTGAGCATAGCAGTTACAGtctttgagaaatttgcatagcagCATATCAACAATCAGCAGCACATTTGGCAGCTGATACAAGAATGGGAAAGTTGGGTTCTGAGACAAAACATGAGCATATGATGTAAGAAAAGGGGCATGATCACAGCTGATACCCGAGCACCAGGATAATCTAACACACCAATGTAACACAACTCTAttaagaaaaagggtttccccccgctataTATTATAAAGCAAATACCCAATACAGCCAGCTTGCTGGGGCCGCAGCACAGAAAAACccaaaagaaaaacaagaagaaaaaagagaaataaatatcGACACTGAAAGAGCACTTGTAAACACTCTTTCACTCTAGAAAACCGAATCTGTGGGTAAGTTTCTCTGCACATCATCCTTGCGCCAGACAATCGTCCAGAGGAATTCTTGCCGGCCGACGGCAGCTCCTATGCGGCCACGTGCCATATCcctccgcctcctcccctcctcctaggaCGCGCCCTCCCTCCTCCTCATCCCAGGCAAGCGGCCCAGCGACCGGGACGGGCGGCAGGCGGGTTGGCTGAGCGGTGACGGCGTACGAGCAGGTGAGGCGAACGACGACGATGGTCGGGCGGAGTGAGCAGCGAGCGGTCGAGCGACGCGAGCGGCGACGACAACCGGGCGGGAGGCGGAAGGCGCTCTTACCGATGACGAGAAATTTGGCTCGTTTCTCTGTCGAACCAGATGCATACTTCCTCCGTCCttaaaagagtgtacttccaactttgttgaaaAGTCATTTTTTTTATGTTTGACCACATTTACACAAAAATAGACCAACATTTAtaccatcaaattagtagcattagattcatgatatAATATATTATCgtcatatacctatttggtttcacaagCATTGATTTTcttttgcacaaactcggtcaaactttgagatagtttgacTCTCCaataaagttggaagtacactctttcaaggacggagggagtaagcaGATAGGAATACTCTCTACGTGTACACAACCTTAGGGGTAGTTTGGTATTTTCTGATGCTtacaaatagaaaagaaaaaaagaaatcagTAAAAGAATGAAAGTGGCATGGTAATCAAGGAGTCAACGGGTTGAGTGGCAAttttgcgaagccaatcatcgAAGTGGCAATTTTAAGAAGCCACGTATAAAAAGTGGTGGCGGGGCTCTCTTCCATCCTGGCTCGGCGGCGTGCGGCGCGGGACGCGGTGGTTGGCGGGAGCGCTGTGCTCGGCGTGGGGCGCGGCCGAGGCGAGGCGCGCGGGCGGCGTTGGCTGGCGTGCTGGCGGTGGCTGCGCGGGCTAGGTGGGGCGTGCTTGCGCGAGGACGACGGGGCTGGGCCTCTcgatccagatccggatcgggtCCCTCCGGCGGGCTGCACGTGGGCGGCGCGGGCCGTGGCGGCGGGGGGCCGTGGCTGGAGGTCGTCGGCGTGCTCATCGTGCTTCGGACGGCGGGCTGGCTGGAGGCGCGTGCGGGGGCCTGGTGGTGGCGGATGGCCTCGGCCAGATCTGTCAGCTGCCGCACCTCGCGGCGAGGGCCGTGGGCGGCGCGGGTTGGCCGCCTCTGCAGCGCTCCGGCGTGGTGGAGGCTCCGACGTGGTGGTAGCTTGGGCGTGCTGGCTCGTGGTGGCCCGGTCCTGCGTGTTTGGGTGGTCGCGGGTGGCTCACCGGAAGCGGGAGGTGCGTGTCCGGCGGCTCCGACGCTTGGAGCTCGGCGGGCGGCGCTGGTTGGGCAGAGGTTCGGTGTGGCTGCTGCTCCGGCCGTGGATGgctccactgttggggaacgttgcagaaaacaaaaaatttcctactcgtttcaccaagatccatctaggagttcatctagcaacgagtcatcggatgcatctacgtaccttgaagatcgcgagcggaagcgttcaaagaacggtgatgatgtagtcgtactcgacgtgatccaaatcaccgatgaccaagcgccgaacgtgtcacatccctagtctggtatgacctagactagctagtcatttatgcatcatgtttaaataccatttaaatttgaaatgaggacttgggaaaccctcagaatcattttggaaatgacccaaagaaaaattgttccaaaaaggtccaaggaaatgttcatgttgctctctgaaaatattggtcagaggtaaaatccaaacaaatattttaggagctcatggatatttaattttggccatttggattaatccgataattatttgctttggatatatattgttatatatacaaaatatggtccaaaaattatgccacttgttgaggagctctggaataatatagttagctcctgcaaaaattggcataagataataaattgatttagtatgttaattaaatcaaaacatatgtcagaaaaatagaaaaggaaacagaaataaaagagggagacttacctgcggcccagctcctgtgcggcctggccggcccagctggccagcccggcccagccgcccctcctctgtcgtcttcgtcctcgacagggggacgggcgcgtgcccgacgcgcgcgcgctccgccgcgccacctcctcccttcctgcctgcctgtcctccccctcgtcgctctggatggaccggacgacgccacgcgacacccgcacctctctccctctctctcattcctccccctcccctggttctctctctcccgaccgcccgaacgcgcccgtcgccaccgctcgccgtagccgtagccaccgcgcccctcgagagcatctgagcCGTCCCCGAGCTCCGCGCCGTCGTCGCCGTCCTCTCCGCCAAGCCGCAAGACGCGGGAAGCCCTggagcgccgccatcgccatcgtcttcgtcaccggctgcccgagatcgccgacgacgctccggccgcaccagtgcttccccgagctcgctgacgcctTCGCTGGATCCGTCGTGAGCTCTACTTCGTTTTCCCCTTCTCCCCGCgctcgtttgccccgtctagctagcaCAACCACCGCGCCCGCAAGCTCTTTGCCGCCGGCCATGGAGCCACGGTGGCCAGAGCCCGAGCCAGCCactcccgcgcgcgtcaccgtgttcctggtgacgctaGGAGGCCGTAGAGCCTTTCCGCTCacttccccgtgccccgcagcaccCGCGCgcactcggccgaactccggccgccgccccgagctccgctccggtgagctccgccacctccgccgcctctcgCTGGTTCCCCTGGATGCGCGGGAGCGCGGGCGACCTTCTGGTGCCCCCAGCCGCCGCTCTCGTGGCCTCCAGCGGGGACTCCGCCGAGCCCcgtggtcgccggcggctaaacgccggcgggattgaccgggtcaACCCAGCTAACTAACccccccggctaattaagttagattagtgctaatcaccgcttagttaaccccctgacactgacagtgggccccagcgccactaatctttttaattaggattaaactaaccctgtttaaccccctgtcactgacgtgtggaccccacacgtcaggtttgaccccagtccgccgcagttgacttgctgacacaagcatgacgcagtgctgacgcaattagttattttctggatttaaaataaatcaggaaattccagaaaatgatttaaacttcaaaaaatcatagaaattcaaccgtagctcagattgaaataatttatatatgaaaaattatcagaaaaatgcaacctttccatctgtactagtttcatgcatgacaaaccaacttatacatgctgtatatgagaaaacacattatggcatttatTAGAgcctactttggagatgcatttgagcttctggttcaaatggacttcaaaccaaatgaatactagttgcattagctcaaacaacatcacatcttcatgccatgttcatgcatcatattgtcgcatatgcttgtgtattgattgttggcaccgttccttctcgataggtcttgctccggagccgttccagagtacctgtttgtgaagcagtgcctcctctgttgatctaccaggcaagcaaacccccttgttcattccgatacaatcctactctctcgctcctgctctcagttattgcactaggacaacaatgattcatctgctactttgtgctgcggtagttgaaaccattcctctacatgacctgtcattgccacagtaaatagttgaaacccactagcatgtgtaggagttgattgagccatgttgtgttcctaccatgctatgcctgctattgcttagagttgtgtcaggtctggttcattgggaatgaattggagtgttacgatatgttctgatgctgagagtgaagtgtgtgaacacgatttggtaaaggtagcggtgagaggccatgtaggagtacatggtgggttgtctcattggaaccgtccttaagcactgagttctatgtatgttgtccaatggctcgatactaccacacattgggttccggtaactcgacccctctcgacttattaaccaacttgatctctgtccaggagtcgcaactagtttctggtgtttgtaggtagtgctatttttctaccaggtggcacccggcagggtgggcttgggacagactaggcacaggtggcacggtgtaccaagtggcacccggatggtgggcttgggaaccctgctcacatcgtttggggctgtgagtgacaccccggccggatctccttacggatggaacccgaataggcgataaacctgggctagagtcttgtgtggttagtcaggtcgtggccgacaccctcgccaggcttccgcttgaaggttgccgagatacatgacgtgtacatggcagtaagtggcgagagcgtgtgtgacgaagtacacccctgcagggttaacatgatctattcgaatagccaggtccgcggttatggacttcttggatgcttacatggtacatagacaacttgaagtggatactataaaatgctcaagacaagtgtgagtgctatggatggccttctcgtagggagacggggatgaatccatagtagtgtattgtgtggtgattagtgtactcgtgtgcgccatatcacctcaaagaagttctggtagtcgtagaacaggatagccacagagtcaaagctggcttgctgcaactaaaccccacattaccctcttgatacaagtgcatgtatgataggatctgatgtaagtcttgctgagtacctttgtactcatgttgctttatttatgtttttgcagcggagacttcggtcttactagtgttctcgtggacttcgacaagtagcttgtacctcagctacgatcttgatcggatgttgtagatagccaggctcttcagccttttccatttgtagatgtctgtacccagacatgtaatgcttccgcctgttgcttgtatgctctgtatgatgggtcctgcGACCCCTGTTTGcattaaatgctatgatggctcttctgagcctttacctatatgagttgttgagttatgttgtgatgccatgttgtacagcacatacttgcatgttatgcgtacgtgtaacttgtattgctatgtgtgggatccgacaacctagttgtttatccttggtagcctctcttatggggaaatgtagtcttgtgcttttgagcaatagtagtccgctacagcccggttcaccggagtcctgctagcccagcactactgcttggacacctgactggccggcatgtgtttcacctcgttcctatgtctgtcccctcggggaaatgtcacgcggtgatattcggagtcctgcctagcccgctacatcccgggataccggagtcctgttagcccagtgctacagcccgaattcatacgttgatgaccgacatgctcgatgtgattcatgtatgcctgtccccataggttagtgccactttgggttcacgactagtcatgtcggcccgggttctctgtcatatggatgctagcgacactatcatatacgtgagccaaaaggcgcaaacggtcccgggccatggtaaggcgacacccatgggaataccgtgcgtgaggccgcaaagtgatatgatgtggtacatgctagatcggtgtggcattgagtcggggtcccgacagctttggtatcagagcctgactgcctgtaggattaccaagccaaactggtcgaagttgagtctagaaattctttagttatgtaagggaattgattgtgggttggaacgtaaggctattttactccttatacctcatgccctctgatctgagtcatcttatctttcctacggggttaaggaactaggcattctcttccgtctatcaggatcacgtgttactactccgtagtaccATAGGATTGCTTGATCAGAGTtataccccagttttcgagtactttcGGTGTAACCTGTTCAGTatggtctcagaaccttgagtgatgatgttgagtatgttatTACCCCATTTTAGtatgatgtctcattctgagcattttattgccgttatgctgccggaattgccctagtaGTTCGAGAGCTACTAATTTCCTTATCCTACATTCTATaacctatagttgatgctgatccgtccttggtttcgtttctcaggatgtcatcagctaagcgaagttctgttgctcgtaaccAGAACCACGAAGATGGTAGGGTTGAGGATCCttccgacccgccttcgttgacagagttcatgctagagatggagaggaac is a window of Triticum dicoccoides isolate Atlit2015 ecotype Zavitan chromosome 2B, WEW_v2.0, whole genome shotgun sequence DNA encoding:
- the LOC119365272 gene encoding uncharacterized protein LOC119365272, with translation MEGEANGESGESGNCIGHGADIQRRKHQETKSEIEVANKRGQVAALISASVDTKLEMGETEVMKENMLSEILRWKHEGTKSETQSATEMVRAEIYSLLSRISKSVTELKAEPKLRISDYSSDEVQIHMDNMCSEVTKLLQMMEKVQNTEIPGKEPVLEKIGVEGIQIRTEDKSGSATKTQGPTYYEYGLNAIFNGLDHLCSQLDLSYKSQSFSKLFKESLVNMTKIRLRTRIKSDEVDETRQIISMETLGAAKGKCEVSPKISSFTEIKLEIEETKEMGAKAKEKLRKAVMHNRQAEEFFDEYRRGWVSNWSRLYGTFTETTSLSPMHFTHSTPGNTPSAAFVASTLQIYSIEVKDIEDVPGLKLPLEVYGVIAARDAVDHNRNILFSRRRNNCQILNPEDPFLHLTGPSRAIVCEEPVHVEIKLKVKGGTESEDIALMTRVWYYSGNVSCTLYTPLVGGLCTMVLSSEELHESVQATIVGIRLLVPEETPSLFKNGGRVVCFSLPRKGRPRKGRLPNSTHPLFRQVVLQDGAMTSCSKGYLNLSRHVVSVKLCGTLEVVIYANSQSGAIKGEVSIKAQNCNITQDVCHLGDSELEITVAWSRLVQDKLWISMEGSEEV